The following proteins are co-located in the Alphaproteobacteria bacterium genome:
- a CDS encoding sulfotransferase, with product MVSSKAVCFIVGSYRSGTTFLAEVLGRHPRIAQFHEPYFVWDRYFGPGEDDARIEAQATPRVQRYVTAEFNRFLRKSGAAVLVEKTPINSYRIPFINRMFPEARWIHLLRDGRDATLSMRHAWERRREVVESGDPRRMARLACSMLRRYPFWRNRFQALRFELTNNLSLRPRRYMNKAQWKGRAAWGARFPGWEKTIDKVSVLEFNALQWRHTVEAAREGLASIPSDRQVEVRYEDFTRDCETELRRIFDLIGLDPVPGLAADVSGQSVGRWHAGFAAAEKALVGEIIGDYLIALGYELDDAWYRRPSPGA from the coding sequence ATGGTCTCTTCCAAGGCGGTTTGTTTTATCGTTGGGTCTTATCGCTCGGGGACAACGTTTTTGGCCGAGGTTCTCGGCCGACACCCGCGGATTGCCCAATTCCATGAACCCTATTTCGTGTGGGATCGCTATTTCGGCCCGGGCGAGGACGACGCGCGTATTGAAGCTCAGGCAACGCCAAGAGTGCAAAGATACGTCACCGCGGAATTCAACCGCTTCCTGAGGAAATCGGGCGCCGCTGTATTGGTCGAAAAAACGCCGATCAACAGTTACCGGATTCCGTTCATCAACCGAATGTTTCCTGAGGCCCGCTGGATCCATCTGCTGCGCGACGGGCGGGATGCCACTTTATCCATGCGTCACGCCTGGGAGCGGCGTCGCGAGGTGGTCGAAAGCGGCGACCCGCGGCGCATGGCACGGCTCGCTTGCAGCATGCTTCGACGCTATCCCTTCTGGCGCAACCGGTTTCAAGCGCTGCGCTTCGAATTGACGAACAACCTGTCGCTGCGCCCGCGTCGCTACATGAACAAGGCCCAGTGGAAAGGGCGCGCCGCCTGGGGGGCACGGTTTCCGGGATGGGAGAAGACGATCGATAAGGTCTCGGTCCTGGAGTTCAATGCCCTGCAGTGGCGACACACGGTCGAGGCGGCGCGCGAGGGATTGGCGAGCATCCCCAGCGATCGACAAGTCGAGGTTCGATACGAAGACTTCACGAGGGATTGCGAAACCGAGCTGCGACGCATCTTCGATCTCATCGGCCTCGACCCGGTGCCTGGACTGGCCGCGGACGTCAGTGGCCAGAGCGTCGGCCGCTGGCACGCCGGCTTTGCTGCGGCGGAGAAGGCGCTGGTTGGCGAGATTATCGGCGACTACCTCATCGCGCTCGGCTACGAACTTGACGATGCCTGGTATCGGCGACCGTCACCGGGCGCATAG
- a CDS encoding glycosyltransferase family 39 protein: MTLTAFLALFVFRAFDDNWLTSWQWAFAGVDVGTVFLILLTAVSLAYPVSRLSLPVRSHAALLFVASFVIAAIFWRVPEVNVDAAKYFAQAKHLELHGVGSFLRQWGREITAWTVLPLVPFLHGLIFSVVGETRAAIQVFTTLLFSGTVVLTYLIGKALWDEKVGGYGAALLAAMPYLLTQVPLMLVDVPSMFFLTLAVFATIGAVRRGGAGRLALASLAIALAALAKYSTWLMLSVLPVIVLCHLGHGRTAVLRRAGLLALGAALLAGAVVFMKFDVVAEQLRMLQSYQLPGLRRWGESHASTFLFQTHPFIAAAALYSVLVAVRKRDLRYVIVGWMLLLLVVVLEVERSRYVLVAFPMLALMAGYGLAGMRNARISKHVVSCTVASMLVTAIFVYLPFLQGTSAVNIQRAGAYLDSIDTEMVEVVTLPQPRSRVNPSVAVPILDIFTRQRIAYHHDMTLAPRRQATETSPVRFTWEIDLSTYPAAGTGPPPGAVVVITGEQNPTLPEALARRIADYRLAREFGETDRVFRYKTMVRVYRPL, translated from the coding sequence ATGACGCTGACGGCGTTCCTCGCACTGTTCGTCTTCCGTGCCTTCGACGACAACTGGCTGACGAGTTGGCAGTGGGCCTTTGCCGGCGTCGACGTGGGCACGGTCTTTCTCATCCTGTTGACCGCCGTTTCCCTGGCCTACCCGGTCTCCCGGCTCTCCCTCCCGGTGCGCAGCCACGCGGCGCTGCTCTTCGTCGCCTCGTTCGTCATCGCCGCGATCTTTTGGCGGGTGCCCGAGGTGAACGTCGACGCCGCGAAGTATTTCGCCCAGGCCAAGCATCTCGAACTGCACGGGGTCGGCAGCTTCCTGCGCCAGTGGGGGCGGGAAATCACGGCCTGGACGGTCCTCCCCCTGGTGCCTTTTCTGCATGGCTTGATTTTCAGCGTCGTCGGTGAGACGAGGGCGGCCATCCAGGTGTTTACGACGCTGCTGTTCTCCGGAACCGTGGTCCTCACCTACCTGATCGGCAAGGCGCTATGGGACGAGAAGGTCGGGGGCTACGGGGCGGCGCTGCTCGCCGCCATGCCGTACCTGCTCACGCAGGTGCCGCTGATGCTGGTCGACGTGCCGAGCATGTTTTTCCTTACGCTTGCCGTCTTCGCGACTATCGGTGCCGTGCGGCGCGGTGGCGCCGGACGACTTGCCCTGGCTTCGCTGGCCATCGCGCTGGCGGCGCTGGCCAAGTACTCGACTTGGTTGATGCTCAGCGTTCTTCCCGTCATTGTCCTTTGCCACCTCGGCCACGGCAGGACCGCGGTCTTGCGGCGCGCCGGCCTCCTGGCGCTGGGCGCCGCGCTCCTGGCCGGGGCCGTGGTGTTCATGAAGTTCGATGTCGTCGCGGAGCAGTTGCGGATGCTCCAGAGCTATCAGCTGCCGGGTCTAAGGCGATGGGGGGAAAGCCACGCCTCGACGTTTCTATTCCAGACCCACCCGTTCATCGCCGCGGCGGCGCTGTATTCCGTTCTCGTCGCCGTCCGGAAAAGGGACCTCAGGTATGTGATCGTGGGCTGGATGTTGCTGCTGCTGGTGGTGGTTCTGGAGGTAGAGCGGAGCCGCTATGTCCTCGTGGCGTTCCCCATGCTCGCCCTGATGGCTGGCTACGGGCTGGCAGGGATGAGGAACGCGAGAATAAGCAAACATGTTGTTTCGTGCACCGTCGCCTCGATGCTGGTGACCGCGATCTTCGTCTACCTTCCATTCCTGCAAGGGACCAGCGCGGTCAATATTCAGCGGGCGGGCGCCTATCTCGATTCAATCGATACGGAAATGGTCGAAGTGGTCACGCTGCCGCAGCCACGCTCCCGGGTGAACCCCTCGGTTGCTGTTCCGATTCTCGATATTTTCACGCGCCAGAGGATCGCCTATCACCATGACATGACGCTTGCGCCGCGTCGCCAGGCGACAGAGACGTCGCCGGTCAGGTTCACCTGGGAAATCGACCTTTCAACCTATCCCGCCGCCGGTACAGGGCCGCCACCGGGCGCGGTGGTGGTGATTACAGGCGAGCAAAACCCTACCCTGCCCGAGGCCCTGGCGCGGCGGATCGCCGATTACCGCCTGGCCCGGGAATTCGGCGAAACGGACCGGGTGTTCAGGTACAAGACGATGGTACGGGTTTACCGACCGTTGTAA